In Gossypium arboreum isolate Shixiya-1 chromosome 5, ASM2569848v2, whole genome shotgun sequence, a single genomic region encodes these proteins:
- the LOC108481834 gene encoding uncharacterized protein LOC108481834, whose amino-acid sequence MEDYNRSRSYGNGMMQLDTYHGPPRPSASYDLRCHSAAAYAQSQMANNYNSGNNRDFKLKKGKSTSASSSSNPWSFGDPEFQRKKRVASYKMYSVEGRFD is encoded by the exons ATGGAAGATTACAACAGATCAAGGTCATATGGCAATGGAATGATGCAGCTGGACACTTACCATGGACCACCTAGGCCTTCAGCTTCTTATGACCTCAGGTGCCATAGTGCTGCTGCCTATGCACAGTCCCAGATGGCTAACAACTACAACTCGGGGAACAACAGGGACTTCAAGTTGAAGAAAGGGAAGAGTACTTCAGCCTCATCTTCTTCGAATCCATGGAGCTTTGGTGACCCTGAATTCCAGAGGAAGAAAAGGGTTGCCAGCTACAAGATGTACAGTGTGGAAG GGAGGTTTGATTAG